The stretch of DNA GAGACGGACGGCGTGTGCTCGAATACGGAGCGGCGCGTCCAGCGCCTGCGGAAGGCCGTGGACCCGCCGGGCGAGGCGAGACCCGACTGGTGGTGCGTGTCCCGCATCGCGCAGCGCATGGGGCTGAAGGGTTTCGAGTTCGAGTCGGCCAAGCAGGTGTTCAACGAACTCTGCTCGCTCTCGCCGATCTATGCCGGCCTGGACTGGGATGTGATCGAGCACGGCGAGTACCACTGGCCGGTGCCGCACCGGGGTCACCCCGGCACCCCCATCCTGCACCAGGGCGAGTTCGAGAACGGGCGCGGGATCTTCCAGATGATCCGGTACCGGGACCCGGCGGAGACGATTTCGGAGGAATACCCGATCTGGCTTACGACCGGACGCCGCCTGCCTGCCTATCACACCAGAACGCAGACCGGGCGTGCGGCGGGGATCGAGTACCTCCTGTCGGAAGAGCGTCTCGAGATGCACCCGGCCGACGTGTCGAAATGGGGTCTCGAGGACGGCGGCTGGGCCATGATGTCGAGCCCGCGCGGCCAGGTCCGGATCAAGGTCGAGGCGAACGACCGATCTCCGCCCGGAACCGTGTTCGCGTCATTCAGCTTCAACGACGTGCCGGTGAACTTCCTCACCGGAGGCGGCTACGACCCGATCACGCACACGGCCGAGCTGAAGGTCTGCCCCGTGAGGGTGGAACCCGTCTAGCAGCCGTCCGGCCGTCAGGGAATTCGCCGGCTACCGGGAGCTGGCGGCCCCGCGGATCCACGCCTGGTCTCCGTACGCGACGATTCTCCCTTCGATCGCCGAAGCCACGCACGTCAGCGGACTTGCCAGGTACACCTGCCCCGGCCCGCTGCGGCCGGGGAAGTTCCGATTGATGGAGCTGATCGTGACCTGCTCCTTCGTCGTCGAGACGCCCGGCCCCGCGTTGATGCAGGCTCCGCAGCCGGGCGCGAGGACGTCGAATCCCGCATCCCGGAGCGCCCGGTCGTGGCCCTGTTCCCGGCTCCACGCCTCCACGTCGATGGACCCGTACTGGGCATAGGCGCGGACGGACGCGGGCACGCGCTTCCCCGCCGCCACCGCCTCCCGCGCCACCGCGGCATACATCTCGAAGTCCGCCCGCTTCGCCCCGGTGCAGGACCCGACGAACACGGTGTCCAGACTCACGGCCCCTTCGAGGGCCGAGACGGGCACGCCGTTTCCGGGATCGCCCGGGGTTGCGACCATCGGTTCGATGCCGCCCGCGTCCATCTCGATCGTCGCCGCGTAGGCCGCCCCCGCGTCGCTGTACAGTCCGTCGCACAGCCCCCGGATCTCGTCCACCGCCACGCCGCGCCGGCCGGCGATCCACGCCACCGTCTTCGCGTCCGGGGCGATGATGCCGGTGAAGCCTCCGACCTCGGCCGCCATGTTCGTCAGCGTCGCGCGTTCATCGATGGACAGCGCCTCCACGGCCTCTCCCGTGAATTCGATGATGCGTCCGATGGCTTCGCCGTTCTTGACCGTCGGGTGACGCAGCAGTTCGAGGATGAGGTCTTTCGCCACGACGCCGGGGGGCGGCTCGCCCGTGATTTTCACCCGAATCGACTCCGGCACTTCCAGCCGGACGTCGCGGGTCGCCCAGGCGTTGACGATCGCGGACGTACCCACGCCGAAGGCGACGCATCCCAGCGCACCGGAATGGGGTGTGTGTGAATCGCTGCCGATGATGATCTGGCCGGGGAGGGCGTAGCGGTCCTGCACCATGATATGGCAGATCCCCTCGCTCCCGGTGCGGTCGGGCAGTTCGCCGTGCAGGCGCACGCCCTTCGCGGCCGCGAACTCCCGCTGGCGGTCGTGCAGCGCATGGGCCGCGTCGAGCAGGCCGGCCGCCTTCCTCTCTTCCGTGATGACTTCGTCGAGGAACGCGAGGTGGTCCCGGAAGAAGACGATGGACTCGGTATGGTTCAGCCCCGCATCGCCCGCGAAGTCCTCCCAGAACGTCGACGCCATGGGGGTCACGTATTCGTGGGAGAAGCGAAGGTCGGCGCGCAGGAAGCCGGTGTCGCCCGGTTTCACGGCCGGAACGCCCAACGCGCCGGAGGCCGCGTCGGTGACCCAGTGCCGGGCGATGATCTTCTCCGCGATCGTCTGCGGGCGGTCCGCCGGGGTCGTGATGGCGGGGAGAGTGACGAGTCCCTTCAGCCTCGCCACGGCGTAGTCGAGCAGCCCGCCGTACTCGATGATGTCGCGCTGAATGCGCCCCGCGTCTCCGATGAACGCGTCGAGCGGGATCTCCTCCCCGCTACGGATCTTCTCGATGAGGGAGAAATCCGTCGATGCGAGGAGGCCGATGTTCGCGCAATTCTCCCCGTAGATACGCTCGATGTTCTCCCCGATGACGACGCGGAGGCCCGCAGCGCGCTCGGCATACGGCGAAGCCTCCCGGCTGGATCCTTTCCCGCGCCTCTTCCCGGACACGGAGCAGACGAAGCCGCCCTCCCGGATGTCGTTGCGGCCGACCGGTCGCTCGTCGCCGCACAGGAGGCCCACGTACGGATATTCCCCCAGCTTCTCGTCGAAGTGGTAGCAGACCCAGCCGGGCGTGATCTCATCGGTCGAAATGTCGTCGCGCAGAGGGATCGACGGATCCCAGTCGAGGTCCTCCCCCGCGAGTTGGCGGCGGATGAGGTCCGGATCCTCGGTAAGAAAGAGGATACGGCCCTTGAAGCGCACGGTCGGCGGGCGCCTGGCCACCTCGGTCTCGAGCAGATGTTCCAGCATGTTGTACTCCCGCCCTGACCGGGCCAGAAGATCGGGGTGACATTGGTCTCGCCTCGGACGACGGCTACGATGTCATCCGGGGGATGTTCAGGTGAAGCGCGCCCCGGCGCCAGTCGGGAGGTGAAGTGATGCAGCGGGTCCTCGTCGCGGGTGGAACAGGCTTTCTGGGGCGTGCCTTCGTCCGGGGGCTGCACGGTCGCGGGGCGCGGGTTGCCGTGCTGACCCGGAACCCCGCCGGTGCCGGGAGCCTCGGGCTCCCGGCGGAATACGTCGAAGGGGATGTGCGGCGGCCCGCGGCCCTCGCACGGGCGATGGACGCGGTGGACGCGGCCATCCTCTCCGTCCAGTTCCCGGGCTATCCGGTGGAGGCGCCCGCCCGCGGCCGGACGTTCATGGAGGTCGACGCCCGCGGCACCGCCGCCCTGGTGGAGGCCGCGGTGGAGGCGGGAGTAGGCAAGCTGGTCTACCTGTCCGGGGTCGGGGCCGATCCGGGCTCCGCGCGCACCTGGTATCGCGCCAAGGGGCTGGCGGAGGCATCGGTCCGGGAATCGGGCCTCGCCCACGTCATCGTTCGGCCCTCCTGGGTGTACGGCCCCGAAGACCGGAGCCTGAACCGCTTCATCGCGCTCATTCGCGCGATTCCGTTCGTCTTTCCCCAGCTTGGGGACGGCTCCGGGCGGATCACCCCGATACATGTGGATGACCTGGCGGACCTCGTATGCGAGGCGACGCTGGGTGCGGCGGGAGACGGGCTCACTCTGGAGGCGGGTGGCCCGGATGTCCTGTCGCTGGACGACGTCGTCCGGACGGCCATGACGGCGCTCGGACGTCGCCGGGCGATTCTCCACATCCCGGAAGGTCTCGTCAAGCTCGCCGCGGCCTGCGTGGAGCGTCTCCCCGGCCAGATCCTGTCGCGCGACGCCGTGGACTTCGCAACCCAGGATGGAATCGCCGATTCCGACCTGGCCCGCGGCCGTTTCCCGGCGTTTCGCCCGCGCGACCTCGCGACGGGATTGGCGGCGTACGTCTCCCGCGCCTGAGCCGCGGATCTTCGCATGCCCGGGAGCCTGTTCGGCCTCCCCGGAACGAGGTTTCCGTACGCACCGGAGCCCGCTTTGTATCTCTTGCATGTTATTCGACATCGGGCTTAGCTTGCTTCGATTTTTCCGGCGCCATCGGAGGCCGGGTGCCGCTGGTTGCAGTTGGATGTTCGTGCGTGGTTTGCGTGGCGAATCGGACAGCCCGCGCGTTCCTCGGCAGCCTCATAACTCGCAGGAGGTCGATATGAAGGATGTGTTCAGAAAGCTGGTGTTGGCGGTTGGCGCGATGGCGGCGTTCGCTTTTCTGCCGATCCGGGCCGAGGCCCAGAGTCCCTACTCTC from Candidatus Palauibacter scopulicola encodes:
- a CDS encoding NAD(P)H-binding protein, whose translation is MQRVLVAGGTGFLGRAFVRGLHGRGARVAVLTRNPAGAGSLGLPAEYVEGDVRRPAALARAMDAVDAAILSVQFPGYPVEAPARGRTFMEVDARGTAALVEAAVEAGVGKLVYLSGVGADPGSARTWYRAKGLAEASVRESGLAHVIVRPSWVYGPEDRSLNRFIALIRAIPFVFPQLGDGSGRITPIHVDDLADLVCEATLGAAGDGLTLEAGGPDVLSLDDVVRTAMTALGRRRAILHIPEGLVKLAAACVERLPGQILSRDAVDFATQDGIADSDLARGRFPAFRPRDLATGLAAYVSRA
- a CDS encoding aconitase family protein yields the protein MLEHLLETEVARRPPTVRFKGRILFLTEDPDLIRRQLAGEDLDWDPSIPLRDDISTDEITPGWVCYHFDEKLGEYPYVGLLCGDERPVGRNDIREGGFVCSVSGKRRGKGSSREASPYAERAAGLRVVIGENIERIYGENCANIGLLASTDFSLIEKIRSGEEIPLDAFIGDAGRIQRDIIEYGGLLDYAVARLKGLVTLPAITTPADRPQTIAEKIIARHWVTDAASGALGVPAVKPGDTGFLRADLRFSHEYVTPMASTFWEDFAGDAGLNHTESIVFFRDHLAFLDEVITEERKAAGLLDAAHALHDRQREFAAAKGVRLHGELPDRTGSEGICHIMVQDRYALPGQIIIGSDSHTPHSGALGCVAFGVGTSAIVNAWATRDVRLEVPESIRVKITGEPPPGVVAKDLILELLRHPTVKNGEAIGRIIEFTGEAVEALSIDERATLTNMAAEVGGFTGIIAPDAKTVAWIAGRRGVAVDEIRGLCDGLYSDAGAAYAATIEMDAGGIEPMVATPGDPGNGVPVSALEGAVSLDTVFVGSCTGAKRADFEMYAAVAREAVAAGKRVPASVRAYAQYGSIDVEAWSREQGHDRALRDAGFDVLAPGCGACINAGPGVSTTKEQVTISSINRNFPGRSGPGQVYLASPLTCVASAIEGRIVAYGDQAWIRGAASSR